A stretch of the Halomonas sp. CH40 genome encodes the following:
- a CDS encoding DeoR/GlpR family DNA-binding transcription regulator → MKGRSAARLEKLHDILSQGRVVPLREAATLCDVSEMTIRRDLARQDGKQQEIHLLGGRLLLNGSMAPAYDVAEQEASRYPAKKALCQRVVEQIEDGDTLFIDCGSTLIPLLGLLQRFSELTVVTYALNVANAVAALSNVRLVLLGGLYYPASQSFGNDTMAARIEGLGINKALISAAGVDAQRGVSCFHFHEVAPKRAAIATAMQRWLVADASKIGVVRPAYFAMLDEFDALFTDASDIALPKPDQFSC, encoded by the coding sequence ATGAAGGGGCGCAGTGCTGCACGGTTGGAGAAACTTCACGATATCCTGTCGCAAGGAAGGGTGGTGCCTCTGCGTGAGGCCGCCACCTTATGCGATGTGTCGGAGATGACCATTCGCCGTGATCTGGCCCGTCAGGATGGCAAGCAGCAGGAAATTCATTTGTTGGGTGGGCGCTTGTTACTGAATGGCAGCATGGCCCCTGCCTACGATGTAGCCGAACAGGAGGCTAGCCGTTACCCGGCCAAAAAAGCGCTGTGCCAGCGTGTTGTTGAGCAGATTGAGGACGGCGATACGCTGTTTATTGATTGCGGTTCCACCCTGATACCTCTGCTAGGCCTGTTGCAGCGCTTCAGTGAATTGACCGTCGTGACCTATGCGTTGAATGTGGCCAACGCCGTCGCTGCGCTGAGCAATGTCCGCCTGGTGCTGCTGGGCGGGCTGTACTATCCGGCCTCACAATCCTTTGGAAACGATACCATGGCGGCCAGAATTGAAGGGCTGGGCATCAACAAGGCGTTGATTTCGGCAGCTGGTGTTGATGCCCAGCGCGGGGTCAGCTGCTTTCATTTCCACGAAGTGGCCCCCAAGCGCGCGGCCATCGCCACTGCCATGCAGCGCTGGCTGGTGGCGGATGCCAGCAAGATCGGGGTGGTGCGCCCGGCCTATTTCGCCATGCTGGATGAATTTGATGCCCTGTTTACGGATGCCTCTGATATTGCCCTGCCTAAGCCTGATCAGTTTTCCTGTTGA
- a CDS encoding ion channel protein Tsx produces MNPSSQRRLITLGTGSLLVCAAAFTQAQANSTPLWSFANVSANYLDWSGGTESRTASNAAKGDFVYLELEGGLGYEWGEFYGFFDFENPTNDQFDAPSGGKDNFRTAGKVTSHIYLGDSPFSVYAHVYDFRDYGYNAREQDQILGLGYRTTFANGLWFKPFLGAARVQSDGYTGMNGFMAGWVAGYDFTATGQNFSVTNWHEQTFGRDDDYLNQNYVNGKAGSVGTNGAISLWWHPVDLITTGIQYRYADEKLGTPDNYQNAMIYTVKLNLL; encoded by the coding sequence ATGAACCCTTCTTCCCAACGCCGTCTGATCACGCTGGGTACCGGCTCCCTTCTGGTATGCGCGGCTGCCTTTACCCAGGCCCAGGCCAATAGCACACCGTTATGGTCGTTTGCCAATGTCTCAGCCAATTATCTTGACTGGTCAGGCGGCACTGAATCACGCACTGCCAGCAACGCAGCCAAGGGCGATTTCGTCTACCTTGAACTGGAAGGCGGGCTTGGCTATGAGTGGGGGGAGTTCTACGGCTTCTTCGATTTCGAAAACCCCACGAATGACCAGTTTGATGCGCCCAGTGGCGGCAAGGACAATTTCCGCACGGCAGGCAAGGTCACCTCGCACATTTACCTCGGCGACAGCCCCTTCTCGGTCTATGCCCATGTCTATGACTTCCGCGATTACGGGTACAACGCCCGGGAACAGGATCAGATCCTGGGCCTGGGGTATCGCACCACGTTTGCCAATGGTTTATGGTTCAAGCCGTTTCTGGGCGCAGCGCGGGTACAAAGCGATGGCTATACCGGCATGAACGGCTTTATGGCAGGCTGGGTGGCAGGCTATGACTTCACCGCTACCGGCCAGAACTTTAGCGTGACCAACTGGCACGAGCAGACCTTTGGCCGCGATGACGACTACCTGAACCAGAACTATGTGAACGGCAAGGCAGGCAGTGTGGGCACCAACGGGGCTATCAGCCTGTGGTGGCATCCTGTTGATCTGATCACCACCGGCATCCAGTATCGCTACGCTGATGAAAAGCTGGGCACCCCGGATAACTATCAGAATGCCATGATCTATACCGTCAAACTCAACCTGCTGTAA